Within the Drosophila melanogaster chromosome 3R genome, the region GGGGAATTCGGCAACGATGCGCAATCCACTTAACGGACCAAAAGCTCGTCCATCACTTAAGGGAACTTTTTGGCAAGCAGAAAGctcacactgagagaaacttATTCTTGCTAGAACAATTTCTTGATATAACTTGATATAACTTTTCGTAATTTTTAGTTGTATAGAAACTTTGTAGTTATGAAGAGAATCAACTTTACTAGGAATAAATACTCAATAATACTCACTCTCATTCATGTCCATCAAGTGCAGATCCTCGTCGGTAAAAATGGAGTTAATAAAGCCATCCGTCTGGTTAATGTCCGATGAGGTGTTCTAAGGGTATCATCGTTTATAAAAGCTGCATTGCCACATGCGGTTGATCCAACTTACCCCGTAGTACATTAAATCGTGCTCCACTTTGtaggcggcagcagcagcggcggctcCATCGGCCTCGTGACTGGAGTTGGTCAGATGCATGCTGGAGGTGACAGCCGATCCCAGATTGTGCCCGTAGTGGGGCTGCCCGGTGGGGCAGATGTCGCCCAAGGCGGCATTCGGGTGATGCAACATGGCAGCGTgatgcggcggcggcggtggtggtggtggctgcAATGTAGCATTGGCGCCACTGCCATACTGACCATGCTGGCCAGGAGTGCCGGGTGCTCCGTTCGAGGGACTCGCCTGATAGGAGTAGCCGGGATAGTGATGCGGATACGGTGACATATCGGATACCCCGCCCACCATGCTCGGAATGGGACTGAAGTAGGTGGCAAAGTCCTGAAGACGCTCCATCGAAACGCTGCGATTCAGACGCGGCATGCGGCCCTGCAAGTGGAGAAGTGCGGGGAGAAGACATTGATTAATACGGCGCTCGTCGCTTAGCCGCGTTGATGTATTAACAAGGTGAGAAGGGTTCGGAATTACGAAACTTATAACTCAATAACCGATCAATCATCCGCCAGGGGAATTCTCTAGAAACGCGGCCAGACAATAAACCGAATTCAAATTGCGCTACAAGTAACAATCTCCTGGCTGTCAGAGTCTCCGtctccgcctccgcctccgccttCGTCTCCGACTCCGACTCCAAACTCGGAATCAGACTCTCTGTGTAAGCCAAAAAACGTGCACAATGTATCGGTCTGGCGATTTGACTGCCACGCCAGATCGATCAATGtggaattgaaatgaaattcgtATCTTTCAAATTGACAAGTGCTCGGGGTTCGCGCAGCTCAGCTCAGCCAGCGGTCTTGgccacttttatttttgtatcagttttttgtttatctccccccccccctccttcatatttcttattttcctAAGACTCCTCCtctgtaaaaataaaaaaagctgGCTCTGTAAGTCGTGGCATCTTGGCATCTTGGGCTGACTGATGGCCGGAGATCGTGAGACTGCCACTACGACTTCATTAGGCCgccttttgttattgttaatTACCGGtgggtttatttatttgttcaaCTAATTCCGCAGCCACCGCGTGGGCGAATGGCAAAAGGGtattatttcatatttgaCTCCCTTCAGAAatcacacactcacactcgaATAATAATCAATATTTCCACGAACTGCGATCCTTTATCGTTTCGCTTTTGGCGGCACCAATTTGTTCTTAATGCTaaatgccgccgccgccgtgcAATTAAGATCTTTCAGATGCGATGGACACCTATATCTGGCTGACGTTGACGCTGATGCACTTTGACACTGACATTGCCGATAAGGATCGAAAACGAGAAATCGAGAAACGATTATTCCGACAAAAGAATCTGAATTTTGGATTCGAATCGAACTCCTTTGCGCGTTGACGTTGAGTTGTCGTTTGACCAGCAtcaactgactgactgacggaATGACAGTAGCCAAGGCAAcctcacacagatactccgAGGAGATGGATGCATTCCCagctgagtgtgtgtgtgtgtgtgcgtcagCAGTGAGGGCTGAGCAAACAACCTGTATCCCCGAGTATCTCACCATTCCACTCGCATGTGTATCTAATGAATGCCTCAACACGCTCCTGAACGCAAACAGGTATGTGTGTGgaagaccaaaaaaaaaaaaacggcaggTAGAAGCCATTGGGCGTTCACTTCAGCCAGTTGCAGTCGCTCTGTTTGCATGTATGCCCGTATctttttgtatctttgtatctgtgAGTGCGCAACGCGCATGTGTAATTTGAATTGTCACTGTCTTGTCATTAACTTCTGGTGTTGGCCATTGTTTGTTACGCTTCGCACGCAAACAAATCCAACCGACAACTTAGACACGGTAGCCGCGATCTCTTTGCTGCACACATGACATGTATCGATCTGGAGAGTGAGATCGTCTAGGGGTTTTTGTGGGCAAAAGAATCTATTCTTTGGAACCACTAATTCAACCTCAACCGTTACGGAGTCGAAGAAATGGGAGGAAGGTGCATTAGATTGCATATTTGATAGGGGAATTACTATCATTTAAGAGTTTTTCATTATTGCCGATCCCATTAACGGTTGTCATGCATTTTTCGCCGGATTAAGATTATAATCTCGAAGCGGCTTTTTCTTCAGAAACAGTAAAGTACATTTTCTAGTTCCTCTTcaatgtttaaatttattgcattgGCTAGCTAATGTGTTTAATCTTCGTATAATAcaaataactatttttaaatgaacCGTAAATTACCCCAAAGCGCATTGAtcatttttgataaatttatacaaaacctaaacaattattattaattgcaagcaatttttcaaaaacactAATGCTCAAAATACAAAGTTTACATGGAAATTAAACGCAAATAGCTACAAGTGCATTTAGTAAGAAAaacctatttttaattgaacgAATTCCCAAAATCGTCGTTTAATcttcaaaacaaacaaaaattttttttttcgatatttgTTGAACATATTTCCGCGAAATTCGCAATTCATCAATGGCCAGCCGGGATTCACCGATATAAGGCGACGTCAGCCAACTTGAACTAATATATTCTATGGATTTCATTTAGTCCCTCTGTTGCCAACGACCGGCAAATCCCCTCCAGAGCCCAGCCAACACACCTGAGCGGTagtttcgtgtttttttttttgtcattaaCTTGATTTATGTGTGTGCACAAATCGAGTCCCATGACAGCCGCAGTCTGAGTTTCGCAGTTCGAGTCGCAACTTAAGCCTCCGCAGCCATCAAACTGTTtacataaattgaattaaaatcgtacagcacaaaaaaaaaaaaaaaaaataaaaaaatgggGGGGAAAAAAACTACAGCCAAGAAAAACAACGAAGCGAGGCAAAGCAAAACAGAGATGctgtaaaataattaataaagtttttttcACTCTGCGCTGATTTTTCAGCGCTAAgctttttgcaaatatttaaaattcacaTAATTAAAGCCGTGCAAGGGGCGATTAGGGGGCATGGGGGGGGGGAAGGCGGTGAAGGGACGGACATTAAGagataaattttttttatttttttgtaattcgCGCGCGCTAAATGGGGATTTAATTGCAGTGGCTACCGCCGAGCCGAGCTGAAAAGATGCAATCAAGCAATCTGGGAGGGGAACAAATTGGAGGGCAGCcaccgcggcaaagtgccaCCGAATTCAATAAACACTTCGGTCCCATGCGGAAAAGTCAAGTGGCACATTGCAAGCGAGACaagaaaccaaacaaaaaaaaagagaaaaacaatgaaaatattcagGCGACAAGCAAAAAAGTCAACGGCAAAGTGTTCGTAATGAACGCAGGCGAAACAACGCCCCACTTCACACTTCGCACATCCACTAATCATTTTATTAAGTATtagttataaaataaaaatattcagatgcatttaaaaatatcaatcaTAGCTATAGTGCTGCTCGTTCAATTGCAGTTTCAAGCAGTCTAATAATAGGGAAATCTATGAAACCCACTCTTATTTTGCTCGGTGCAGAGATAGACACTTTAGTACAGGTAGCCACCACAGCCACCTGAGACATCATCaatgaatgcaaatgcaagtgcaaatgcaaatgacaaATTAAATGTGATCAGGAAGTTGCATAATGATGATACGCGCAAGGATCAAGCAGAAGAAGTGCTGGAATAACAAAGCTCAAAGCCGCCTAATGACACTTTCCGTTTAACGGCACCGATGGCAAATCTCCCCAGAGAGTCGGCAAAAGGATTTGGGCCGACACTAGTTCTGCTGAATCCTGCGAATAACCGATCATCTGGCTCATTAAATGGCTTTGCCAAGTGCCGAGCCGCCGAGCCGCCGAGCAACCCGCTGGCATTCACAAAAATCGTAAGTAAAACTGAACGTACCACATCAAACACGCCGGACTAAGCCTAATCCACCAACTCAGGCTGACCACtgtggttttttctttttttttccttttatgcGAGGTGTGGTGTACGGTTTATGAGTTTGCTACCGGTGAAAAGGCTTTACGGTAATTGCCGCTGACTTCGTGACTGTTTCGCCCGTCCTGCTGTTCTGCTGTCTCTTTTGTCAACTCTATGTCCGTCTCTTTTCATCGGGAAGATCAGGCAGGTCAAAGGTTGAGCACAGGTTTGCACTTCATTCAGAAAGCACTTGTGCGGGAGATTAGTTTTATTGGCTCCGAAGACGGAAGCATTTATATATTGCTACAAATAAAGCAATAATAACAGGAACTACATATATCTAACCTCAAATTTGTAAAATCCAAAGCCACTAAGAAAAGACCAAAACTCACGGAAAAGACCAAAACTCACGgagatattaaaaaagaatCGAGTCAATTTAAATCTTTAGAAAACTTGACGAATTTCAAGTCAAGGTATAAAATCAAGATAGAAgactatgtatatatgtatattatatcAACATTGAGATACATTTTTGATGAGCGCTtacaacaaaagccaaaaaaataataatacaagaAATCGTCCGACAAGAAACGGCTAAAAAGCTGCTGAAGATTGAAGAGTTCAGGGGAGAGAGGCCCAGAAGACTGGGAACTTGATTGACGAACTTGTAGTTTGACTTTTGGGCCAGGAGAGACACATTGTGGAGGCAAGGTGTGGAGCATGTACAACCAGATTTGAAGCTTTGTACAaacacagcaacaacacatACATTGCTCCTCTTGAAGAGAGCAGAGCCCCAAGCTCAAGTGCTTCAGAACAGCCCACGACGAAGGAGGTCGGGAGACGAGGCCATACCACGTGAAGAGCCAGAAGAAATGGAAGGCAGATCacgaaaaacgaaagaaaaaaaaaaaaaataaagaaccGAACAGTGAAAAGAGCCACTCCAGAACGAGAAGCAGCCCAAGAATAACGAAAGCGACGTGCAAATGATCCTTAAAtgaatacatatgtatacaccATCAGCATATACAACTAAGATCAATATATAGTATTTGGAATGCAATAAATTGaacttttagtttttaaatcatatagaataataaaagttttgactccaatttaaaatgcactgATCGATTAAGTTTTTCacattttaaagtaaaataaaactGCAATTCTAActgaacaaataaattatctaatatatttgttttagaaCCTTAAACCTTATTTGAGAACCCTATTATTTCGACCGCAGCTGTACATACACTCACATTCAGCCgggtatatgtatgtatgtacatatgttcgCATGTAAGTATGTGGAGCGCTCGACGGATGGCAGCACTTGAACCGAGCATCCGCatcaaattataaataaatatacctTTTTGTCTGTGGGGAGGATTACGATCGATGCACACATACCTGATGATGGCCATGATGGAATCCGCCGGCAGCTGGCTGCCTCTGGAAGGCGCTGCCCGTGCCACTGCCCACGCCCACACCGACGCCAACGCCCACGCCGACTCCACCACCATAGTTGGCCTGCTGCACCGCACGCTGGTGggcggcagctgcagcggcagcatggtgggcatgggcatggtgCATCGACGCATGGTGGTGGCTATGGGGATGAGCATGAGGGTGGCCGTGATGCGGATGGGGATGGTGGTATGACGGAACCGCTGATTGCAACATCTCGTCTAGTTCCTTCTTGGCGTCCTCATCTAAGTCAAACAGGGGCGAGCCCACAGAATTTTGAAGTTCCTCGAAATCGCTCACCGAGAAGCTATCGCCGTCAGCTTTCTCCGGATCGTTGTCCTTATTCTTCGCTTCGTTTCTATTTTGCTTGCTGGAAATTCCTTCGCCACTGAGTAAATCCTCACCGGTTTCCGAAACAATCCGTTGAGCTTGGTTCTCGTTAAAAGCGGCAGCTGCCTGCGAAGTGGAGGCCACCGGATCGTTGGATAACTAGGTGGTTGAGAAGAAGTCGATAAggaattttctatttttctaaATGGGACATCGAACTTACATCGTCTTGAAGCGGAAATTCAGAAAGTTTGAGTACGTCGTTCAACAACTCATCCAGGGGCAAGCGTATGTATTCACCtgaatgaaaaagaaaaaggcatttattaaaaaaaaatccaaaaatccAATCCTTGCGGTTTGCTCTTAGTTCTGTTTAAAAATGGGTTTATAAAACTACATTATAGAATTGGAAGAATACAACCTTTTGATCGCCCACTGtatacataataaataaactgtATTCCCTTTGGAGTAAAAACCTTTCCCCAGAGTCAATATCTTTGTGACTGTATCAAAGCATGGAAAATAtaggaaaatattttgatcATTTGAATGAAATAGCTGAATCTCTTATTATACTCGGCCACTTTGCCTCGAAATTCCCCAGAGAGTGATCAATTTTCTGCTACAAAAACAGTTGGAAGGTTCATATCTGTGGCGGGGGGGGGAGCAGGAAAGTAGGTAAATAAGGAGCGTCCCAAAACAGTAGCACTTTCCTGTGGGAGTTCGTCAGATCAGCGAAGAGATCACAGAGTGGACAGTAACTAGAGTCACTCGAACGTCGGTGATCattaatcataatcataaaaaCGTGATCTTTGAGAGATCTCCTTCACTCAAACCCCGTCTGACGGAAGCAGCTGAAAAATATTGCAATAAATGAACGATTTCCCAAGCTCCCTGCGGTCTCACCCACATCTTCACTTAATTAATGATCAGTTTTGACAGCTCCCAGATATCGCAACTAAACACAAACTAAACTCGAGGCACAACAATAGGAAAGCTTGCCTCAAGTGTATCGCTTACAATTGACTAGCAGACAATTGATTCCTGGTCAAATATTGATGGCgaccaaatatttgcattggaAATTCTTGGGAAAAACCAAGTCCCAGAACTGAGTGGGGGTATTGGAGGATATTATCAGAAAATTACTACTTAACACAACGACTTGAGTTCCACGAACAGGGAAACCTAGAGAACCCGAAGGTGGGCAGCAAACATCTAGATAacgccaaaaccaaaaacccgaaaaaaaataaaggctAAAACGAGGGCGCAACTTGGTCGAAAGACAGGAGAGAAGAGACTCAAGTGGtgtgacgacgacgacgacctTTACCGTGGCACTTGAGTCGGGTCAAAAAATTAGAATAAACATAACAGATGGAAGTGTTTGGTGGTTCTCTGGGGCCTGGCCAACACAATTCGACCAAATGCTTTGTTATTCTTACGATTGGTTACAAAACAACTCATTCCCCCGCCGCCagcttttcccatttccatcgCAACCATTTTGGGCCCGTTCTGTTCGTCTTCTGTTCTggccatgtttttttttcggcttgCTGGCTTATAGCCTGTTATTTTAGGGTTCTCCCTTCTTtgcttaacttttttttttttttttttttttttggtaacaaTTCGTGGTCCGTTAATTTTGGAATGCGTTCGTGTGGGTTTCGAATTGTTTACTTATCGTTTTTGGTCTTTGGGCTGATTGTTTGCCTCTCGTTTCGTGGGTTTTCAGCTTGCATTGTGGCCGAAACGACAACGAAAATATTAGTAGATTCGGGTTCGTGTGCTTGCCTTTGTTTTGTCGTCCGGTTGGTCAGGAGCAACTGTCAACTGTCACCAGCAATTAGGCGACAAGGCTCAAAGAAGGCGTTGATGGGGCCAACCATTGTTTGATCATATTGGTATGGGAGTGGGTGTACTTCAATTTTCGGTTACCTTTCAGGAAGTTCGCTCGGAAGGAAGTATGAAATACTGTGGGAGCGTTTCGTAATGGAACCGCTAATGGGGTTGATTGAGCACTAAACACCGACGGCTACTTGATATTTCCACAGGGGTGACGACAATGAAGTAATTTTGGGGTGGCATTGGGCGGTACACTTTTCTATGTTTGTACAGATTATAAGCCTAATCGAAGAGGTAAATAAGGCTTGACTTGTGCTTATAGTAGAGATTGAAGAGATAAAGATTGTTTGATATAgaacgaaataaaaacaaggaAGGCTAGAGTGATCTAATATCATGCCAtcattttaaacttttttaaaaatgtcttACCGCACTCGAATTCTCTCATCAACTTTTTTTAATCGGAAAGAACGATTTAATACTAAATTTTTACTCAATAACCATAATCATTatgccccacgttgggcgccaagtTGCTGTGTTATACGCCCATACTAAAACCCTACATTCGGAAATATGATCGAACAAAGAGTAAAGTATTACGAACCTTTATTAGTTCAAGGGATGCTGCAATGATGACACTGTTGATATCTGTGAACAATTCGTGTTTATAATCCAAGAAATACAAACGTCTATAGAGCCAAAGTCAAATGTGTCTTGactgttttagtttttttttcgcgtTGATTGTCGTAAAGATCGTTGTAGTTGGCTTTTTGTGAATAGATTGAATACAAATCGTTGCAATAAAGCGCTGATTGTTGTTGATATTTGGCCAAACACTTTGACAATTATGTAACGTTTTGACAGCCAAAATGTTGCAGAATCAACAATGGCGTGCCGACTAAAAGCagccaaagcaaaagcaatCCAATCGCAACTTCGATATTGCCGTTTCCGTTGCAGACAGACTTTGTATTGTGTTgtctttatttttgattttttttttttgggctttgCACAATTcgattgtgtgtgtggaaaatggGTTTAAGTTATTTTGCAATGCCTTTGGTTATTGTAGggggctttttttttttagaatcgCACAATGGTCACTTGAGTATGGGGGAGCTTGGTATGTATTTTTGATTTGGTAACTTtcacttttttgttgttttttttttttgtatagcTTTTGCACAAATGCAGACGCGTAATAGTTTACAAATTTGTTAATGTTTGACACAGTTTAGTGATTATTTTTTTACGGTCGAACAGAATTTTTCCAAATCATCTAATTGGCATAGCATAAAAAGAGCCGAAACACTTGACTTGGCCAGAACGAGCGATTTGAACTGTCGATTCGGAATGCCGCGTCACCTTGCCGGGCTCACAGAGTTGTTAACGAATTTTCGCCGGAGCAGAGTCCTTTTTGCTTGTCCACGCCCACGAATTTGCTGGCGTTATTGTCCATTCACATATATTTTTACCCTTATGCGATTTTCTGCGCGCGCGTCAAGCGTCCAACGTTTCTCGAGCgtttataaaaattcaaatacgATTCTAAAACGCTGCTCAAAGCCTCTGCCGCGGTCGCTGCTCCGCCATCGCTGTCGACGTCGACGTAGGCAGTAGCGCAAGAGAAATGGCGCTCTCAGCTCGTGCTCAGACAATGAGTGCGAGTGGGACAACCATATGCACTTCCTCCCCGTTTTGAGCTGGATTTGTTCATGCGCACTCGCACTGCTcgcgcgtgtgtgtttgtgtgcgtgtgtgtgtgtgtgagcaagAGGCGGAGCTAAGAGTTCAGCTTGGCCTGTTTGTATCTGTTgtacttttgcttttggccgcTTCAATATGGACGCTTTGTTTAAGCCCGATGTCTTctacaataaaacaaaaaaaaagccaaaactGGTTCTCTTGTTCTTATTCCCAGCATGTGCATGTTCCACAGCCAgaaactgtgtgtgtgtgtgtgtgtgagccatTAGGAGGAAGGAAAAACAATCTAATCAAGCAATTTAAACAGTCAACAGCAATAAAAACTGCTTAAATTTGCATGGCTTAGATTCTCGTGGTACGAAGTAACTTTAAAGTAGTGAAGACCAAtcgtttaatattttaaaatattcaaccaaatacatacaaaatttCTAAGTAACATAACGGAATTACAATACTTAATTAGgtaaccaaaaataaattaaaactattAAGAACATTTAGAATTTGTTGTAACCCCCCTCATAATTGTCAGCTCTTGGTCAAGTAGGTCTCTTGAAAGTCTCCCAACCGACTGGCCAGCAGCTGTCCCTTGTCCCGAAACTTCTTCAGGCTGAGCTGCAACACCTCCATCGATTGTATTTGTTTGGTCAGCTCCGCGGTCCTTACGTTCAGGTCATTCAGTGTCTCATTGGACTGGGCTTCCCAGCAATTTCGGACCGTTGCCAGGTGCTGTCGCAACTGGAGCTCAAAACCGCTAACAGTTTGCTGCACATCCGACCGCAGACGTTGTTGCAAGAGCCTGGCGTACTGGCTCTTGAAACTTCGCTCTTGGGCGGCAGTTGTCCAAGCGGCGTACTCGTAGATGTAAAAGGATCCGACGAGCCCACCAAGGATCAATACAATTGGCCAGTTGAACGAACGGATGGCCATGGCGCTCAGTAAAACGGTGCCCAAGCTACCTTTAGACTTCACCAAAGATTCCAGCATCTGCCAATGGTTTCCGTTAACTAAAGGTGGCAGGGGCGAACATTTCTTGTGACCATTTTGTAACTTTTGAATTCGAAATGGACTTGCGTGCAACGGTAGGTTGCCTTCAAGACGATGCCACAGGGCAGTAAAACCCAAAGAAAATCGAAACCTAAGATCTGGCTGAAAGTCACTCATATAGGATTGGCAATCCAGGCCGTAGATTAGTTGCCAATCGCAAGAGTTCTCGGCGATCGGAAGCCCAATTTCTTTCTCTATAtctaatatttttctttgtagGGGTATGGAGAGACATTGAAGGACACGATCTTCAAGAAGTTTATCCAAATGGGCACATAACGAGCGTTGGTACTGGCCTATTTGTGCTGGGAATTCCGGGTGAAATGGTTGCGAGAATGATAGCACAGACGAGGGTATTAACGTTTTTATCTGGTCGTTCAAAACGCACCGACCTACTCTTTGTGTCATTTCAGTCAGTTCTTCGAAACAATATTGAAGCGCTTCTCTATCCTCTTGCATTAGTATTAACCAGTCCTCTATTTCGGCATTCAAGTTAGCTCTTCTCTCCTTATTCTCATCGATAAGACGACTTACTTTCTCTATGAAAGGGCATATCAGAGTTGATTTTAACTGGTTTAAAATCTTCTGCGCACTTAGCAAGTGTGGAccaaatttggtttttaacGCTGACACCGCGAGGCAATTCGAAAAATCATTTTCGAAACGCAGAAACTCCTGATATCGCTGTTGGGTTTGTCCCGAGGGATTCGTAATCTGACCATTCCTTATATGCAATGCCTCCAGTGCTGAAACATGATAGATCCTTTCCCACGCTTCCTGTGCAGTTGAATAAACACCTAATTCATCCACGAGCAGGTTAACGCAACGTTCCATATGCTGATCCTTTACCTTCTGCTCCATTTCCGGCTCCAGACTGCTGGCCTTATCCCATCGATTGTTGAGTATAAAGAGATTTGGACGCGAGAGTTTGGATGCCACGTCCTTGAAGAACTGCCTTTCCACGCGCGAAACAGTGGACTCGGCGTTGAGAACTAGAATGAAAACATCCGCATCCATGCAGTAGCTATCTAGGCAATCGTCCAGTTGCGCTGTTACATCCACTCCAGGTGTATCCATCAAAACCACATCGTAATCCAATATCGAGCAACGGTTCTTGGCCATATTGACCTGCAGCAGAGTTGAGGGTTTTAGGGCCCCAGGAGAATGTGCACTGGCCAGTTGGCTTAGGGCACTCAGTTCCATATGCTCATCCTCCTGCTCGACCTTTACGTGCTCGGTTTCATTCGAGCCATTAGCTTGCACTTGACAAAAACAGCTGGTGGTATGGCCCATGGCGCTGGGCAGGATTTTTTCATGCAGAAGTGCATTGATCACGGCACTTTTTCCATTTGAGGTGCGTCCAAAAAATGCCACCTTCATTCGATCACGTGAAAGAACCTTTGCAATGGCCTCCACCCTGCTGGAGAAGGCGCACAGGTGCTCCAGCATTTGTCGATCTTTTAACAGGACAGTCTCCTCCAAAATGGTTAGGAAATTGGACAGGTAATTACTCAAATCGTGATATATATCCTGCAGTTCTGTCTTTGCGTCCACAAACTCACTTAATCGCGAAGACGACGATGAGGATATAAACGAGGACACCGACGACGTACTTTCTCCGGAGTCAGATTCCGCCATTATGATTAgatattacaaaaatgttaacaaatttatttatgaaatatagGCAACTGTAGATGTTGTTTTGCTCGCTTTTTGAGGGGTTGTGACACATTAAACAATAAGTTGCTTTGAAAAAAAGAAGCTGCTGTAAATGTTTCACAATGATATCTAGATTTGTGTTTACCAAATGTCATTTAATAACTACATAACAAAGATAATAACTTAGTTCAATGGGCATGCAAATTGTGTTAAATCAGTACATTCGATTCCTGAATAATTTCGCACAATTTAGCTGCAATTTTGAACTGACCTCAATACCTTTCAACTAAATGCACAGCCTTTAAAGCCTAACGATTTCCAGCTCGCAGCCCAATAAAAATACACACTTAtctacccaaaaaaaaaaaaattaacacaatTACCGCAATCATGGAATCACCCAAAAGAGAGTCGGAAAAA harbors:
- the fzo gene encoding fuzzy onions is translated as MAESDSGESTSSVSSFISSSSSSRLSEFVDAKTELQDIYHDLSNYLSNFLTILEETVLLKDRQMLEHLCAFSSRVEAIAKVLSRDRMKVAFFGRTSNGKSAVINALLHEKILPSAMGHTTSCFCQVQANGSNETEHVKVEQEDEHMELSALSQLASAHSPGALKPSTLLQVNMAKNRCSILDYDVVLMDTPGVDVTAQLDDCLDSYCMDADVFILVLNAESTVSRVERQFFKDVASKLSRPNLFILNNRWDKASSLEPEMEQKVKDQHMERCVNLLVDELGVYSTAQEAWERIYHVSALEALHIRNGQITNPSGQTQQRYQEFLRFENDFSNCLAVSALKTKFGPHLLSAQKILNQLKSTLICPFIEKVSRLIDENKERRANLNAEIEDWLILMQEDREALQYCFEELTEMTQRVGRCVLNDQIKTLIPSSVLSFSQPFHPEFPAQIGQYQRSLCAHLDKLLEDRVLQCLSIPLQRKILDIEKEIGLPIAENSCDWQLIYGLDCQSYMSDFQPDLRFRFSLGFTALWHRLEGNLPLHASPFRIQKLQNGHKKCSPLPPLVNGNHWQMLESLVKSKGSLGTVLLSAMAIRSFNWPIVLILGGLVGSFYIYEYAAWTTAAQERSFKSQYARLLQQRLRSDVQQTVSGFELQLRQHLATVRNCWEAQSNETLNDLNVRTAELTKQIQSMEVLQLSLKKFRDKGQLLASRLGDFQETYLTKS